A part of Aegilops tauschii subsp. strangulata cultivar AL8/78 chromosome 2, Aet v6.0, whole genome shotgun sequence genomic DNA contains:
- the LOC109745730 gene encoding F-box protein At5g49610-like, translating to MKTAPGVVGLCDDALVEILVRLPSKSVLRCRAVCKRWRRITTDGSFLAAHAAHATSCTREMIILPEHEYDPSSLAVETIRLSLDPRPRPIRFLCNRTHRDWCRVLYSLDGLLVLEPRPSRYIICNPMTRQSASLPPLAPQPCFTAFACGFYSLGSSNEYRLLCHCLQGETEEARHTQRSYYILSTGSTLPRRLGRAPIPAGPPTGWVEYEVPVAHRGILHWFSHHSEATRTGKMLAFHTVSETFRLMSRPPERPGDTTTSWSLFELDGELCVAAMPSETWLDIWVLQDFKAESWVLRHRVKILGGSNVVTMTMVISVGSGAILIGSPYCDVARLYNLKDKKEDAQGCNLWPRITHLLAIQ from the coding sequence ATGAAGACGGCGCCGGGTGTTGTGGGGCTGTGCGACGACGCCCTGGTGGAGATCCTTGTCCGCCTCCCGTCCAAGTCGGTGCTCCGCTGCCGCGCCGTGTGCAAGAGATGGCGCCGCATCACCACCGACGGCTCCTTCCTGGCCGCCCACGCTGCCCACGCGACGAGCTGCACGCGCGAGATGATCATCCTCCCCGAGCACGAGTATGACCCTAGCTCCTTGGCCGTGGAAACCATCCGTCTATCTCTTGATCCCAGGCCTAGGCCGATCCGCTTTCTTTGCAACCGAACCCATCGAGACTGGTGCCGAGTACTGTATTCTCTGGACGGCCTGCTGGTGTTGGAGCCACGACCCAGCCGCTACATCATCTGCAACCCGATGACCAGACAGTCGGCCAGCTTGCCGCCGTTGGCTCCACAGCCGTGCTTCACCGCCTTTGCTTGCGGCTTTTACTCGCTCGGCTCGTCCAACGAGTATCGCCTCTTGTGCCATTGCTTGCAAGGAGAAACGGAAGAAGCCAGGCACACGCAGCGCTCCTACTACATCCTCTCCACCGGCAGCACCCTGCCTCGACGGCTGGGGCGCGCTCCAATTCCAGCGGGGCCACCCACCGGCTGGGTCGAGTATGAAGTTCCCGTGGCTCACCGCGGCATCCTCCATTGGTTCTCTCATCACTCGGAAGCTACCCGCACCGGCAAGATGCTGGCGTTCCATACGGTTTCCGAGACGTTCCGCCTCATGTCGCGGCCGCCAGAGCGACCCGGCGATACTACCACAAGCTGGAGCTTGTTCGAGCTAGACGGCGAGCTCTGCGTCGCAGCTATGCCAAGCGAGACATGGCTGGACATCTGGGTGTTGCAAGACTTCAAGGCGGAGAGCTGGGTGCTGCGCCATCGGGTCAAAATATTGGGTGGCAGCAACGTTGTGACGATGACAATGGTAATCTCCGTTGGAAGCGGCGCCATCCTTATTGGAAGTCCCTATTGTGATGTGGCCAGATTGTACAATCTCAAAGACAAGAAAGAAGATGCACAAGGATGTAATCTTTGGCCCCGCATTACCCACCTTCTTGCTATTCAGTGA
- the LOC109745729 gene encoding uncharacterized protein, which yields MLEAVGAFGTDMKGPTPYEMGGPYLHKSKKTVEEGFAGHKEAWKLTGCTVTTDAWTDKRGRGVMNLVVHSAYGVVFVDSVDCPDVRKDAKMIFDLVDRCIEEIGEKNVVQVVMDNASVNIASAVMMKVKRPSLFWNGCAAHTIDLMLEDTRKLPIIEQTIAKGKVVTVFLYAHTSVLALMRKFLGKDLVHSGITWFATTYLNLKSLQDNKKEHHLKKAKGKNAAKIIRSETFWKAVDTAVNFFEPMANLLRRMDSDVPAMGFMHGCMLDAKKEISVRFDNDKSRFLEVWDIIDKRWDNKLKTALHMA from the coding sequence ATGCTTGAAGCGGTTGGAGCGTTCGGGACAGACATGAAAGGCCCCACTCCTTATGAAATGGGTGGCCCTTACTTACATAAGAGCAAGAAGACGGTCGAGGAAGGATTTGCTGGACATAAAGAAGCATGGAAGCTCACTGGATGTACCGTCACGACAGATGCATGGACAGACAAAAGAGGAAGGGGAGTGATGAATTTGGTAGTTCATAGTGCCTATGGCGTTGTTTTTGTTGATTCTGTGGACTGTCCAGATGTGAGAAAAGATGCCAAGATGatatttgatcttgttgatagatGCATAGAAGAAATTGGGGAGAAGAATGTCGTTCAAGTTGTAATGGATAATGCCTCAGTCAATATAGCATCAGCAGTGATGATGAAAGTGAAGCGTCCCTCCCTATTTTGGAATGGTTGTGCAGCCCACACAATTGATTTGATGTTGGAGGACACAAGGAAGCTTCCTATAATCGAACAAACCATTGCCAAAGGGAAGGTTGTGACTGTGTTCCTTTATGCGCATACAAGTGTTTTGGCATTAATGAGAAAATTTCTTGGAAAAGACCTAGTCCACTCTGGTATTACTTGGTTTGCAACAACATATTTGAACTTGAAGAGCTTGCAGGACAACAAAAAAGAGCACCACCTAAAAAAGGCAAAGGGGAAGAACGCAGCTAAAATCATTCGCTCTGAAACTTTTTGGAAAGCAGTAGATACCGCTGTCAATTTCTTTGAGCCAATGGCAAATCTTTTGAGGAGGATGGATAGCGATGTTCCGGCAATGGGTTTTATGCATGGTTGTATGTTGGATGCAAAGAAAGAGATCTCCGTGAGGTTTGACAATGACAAGTCTCGCTTTCTGGAAGTGTGGGACATCATTGACAAGAGATGGGACAACAAGTTGAAGACTGCATTACATATGGCTTGA
- the LOC109745728 gene encoding putative disease resistance protein RGA3 gives MEVALGSATSLLGKVLTTLSDDLVATYVDSLQLGHNSEQIKDKLLHTQGLLHNAQASHVGHNLGLQGMLEKLSREADQAEDLLDELRYFQIHDKLHGTYYATTQEAGHQALHARSALRHTLVTFLHCFSCLPTQDGGDDAAVADVGGDAAAAVAGVTNSNSASADDGDTLHFDRVSVSRDIKSLLQDMGTHCDLLYKLLSSIPSSSTAVPVVLQRPQTASMIIQDTLYGRGDIFEETVDRITNTDATQTVSVLPIVGPGGIGKTTFTTHLYNHARTEEHFQVRLWVCVSTDFDVLKLTREILGCIPATEEGGSSTAANETTNLDHLQRSIVGRLKSKRFLIILDDIWKCDSQDQWKTLLAPFTKGETKGSMLLVTTRFPKLADMLKTVDPLELRGLEPNDFFTFFEACIFGQEDKPEHYEDEFAGIARKIANKLKGSPLAAKTVGKLLRNHPSQEHWNGVLEKHQWLKEQKNDDIMPSLKISYDCLPFDLKKCFSYCGLFPEDRMFTSSEINHFWVALGIIDSHHQANRNYLEELVDNGFPMKEFILRDRCYYVMHDLMHELSKSVSTQECLNISGLDFRADDIPQSVRHLSINVEDKYDANFEEEMCKLRKRIDIANLRTLMIFRGYKEERITKILKDSFKEINGLRVLFIAVKSAQSFPYRFSKLIHLQYLKITSSYNDDEMRLPSALSRFYHLKFLDLDHWGGRSDLPEDFSHLENLHDFHGRSELHSNIRNVGKMKHLQELKEFHVKKESMGFELIELGALTEQESGLVIRGLEHVATKEEATSAKLMLKRNMKELELLWGRDGPTADADILDGLQPHSDLRVLTIANQGGTVGPSWLCLDILLTSLETLILEGVSWSTLPPFAKLPNLKRLRLKKISGMHQFGLLCDGAPGKCSMRLKTVEFYEMPELAEWAVEPNCHSFASIEEIICIDCPNLSVMPFSEVCCTNLRRLQVSRCPNMSLPSMPHTSTLTDLDVKGVGTFDSQTLLSYDGKKFIVRGYGGALAYHNLDKVEDMAIENVSHISLADIEKFKSLTELTVGRCNGLFHEELDGSIVFHSVKSPRLHVSHLTSKSSSSKVLNCFPALSVLEINGDEEECVMQLPSSSSLQELTFSKCEGLVLVPVENGGGIQEDNSLLQSLRIFSSGKLFCRWPMVESETICPFPASLRKLHVLLEPSMKSMALLSNLTFLTILRLEYCSNLTMDGFNPLIAVNLIELEVRTCNTLAADMLSEVASQRAKLLPADYISRLEMLTVDDISGLLVAPICNLLHLLHTLEIEYANYWMQSFTEEQEIALQLLTSLQNLRFSYCGGLQSLPQGLHRLSSLKELRVFECPRIRSMPKEGLPVSLRKLKMNCRSAEIDEQIEKIRRTNPDLSVEEYRRSDGSQWDVLGSSRALWMRGYAAAAYRAEKSIPRSNGCQGARWLLGFSFSRARLENFLFRQFVELCSFFPVFQP, from the exons ATGGAGGTGGCCCTCGGCTCGGCGACCTCGCTCCTCGGCAAGGTGTTGACGACGCTGTCCGACGACCTGGTTGCGACGTACGTGGACAGCCTCCAACTCGGCCACAATTCGGAGCAGATCAAGGACAAGCTACTGCACACGCAAGGCCTGCTTCACAACGCCCAGGCGAGCCATGTCGGCCACAACCTTGGCCTCCAGGGCATGCTGGAGAAGCTGAGCAGGGAAGCCGACCAGGCAGAGGACCTGCTGGATGAGCTCCGCTACTTCCAGATCCATGACAAGCTCCACGGCACCTACTACGCCACCACCCAAGAGGCCGGCCATCAAGCTCTCCACGCCCGAAGTGCTCTTCGCCACACCCTGGTCACCTTCCTCCACTGCTTTTCGTGCTTGCCTAcacaagatggtggtgatgatgctGCTGTTGCCGACGTTGGTGgcgatgctgctgctgctgttgccgGCGTCACCAACTCCAACTCTGCTAGTGCTGACGATGGTGATACGCTGCATTTCGACAGAGTGTCCGTCTCTAGAGACATCAAGTCCCTGTTACAGGACATGGGGACCCACTGTGATTTGCTCTACAAATTGCTCAGCAGTATCCCAAGCAGCAGCACGGCAGTGCCAGTCGTCCTACAGCGGCCTCAGACCGCTTCCATGATTATACAAGATACATTGTATGGCAGGGGAGACATTTTCGAGGAAACTGTCGATCGCATCACCAATACCGATGCCACACAGACTGTTTCTGTTCTTCCTATAGTTGGTCCAGGGGGTATTGGAAAGACAACCTTCACCACTCACCTGTACAATCATGCAAGGACTGAAGAGCACTTCCAAGTCAGGCTCTGGGTATGTGTATCCACTGATTTCGATGTGCTGAAGCTCACCAGAGAGATCCTTGGCTGCATACCTGCAACTGAAGAAGGAGGAAGCAGTACTGCTGCAAATGAAACAACCAATTTAGATCATCTTCAGAGATCCATTGTGGGCCGTCTCAAGTCCAAGAGGTTTCTAATTATCTTGGACGATATATGGAAATGTGACAGTCAAGATCAGTGGAAAACCTTGTTAGCTCCCTTCACAAAGGGGGAAACCAAAGGTAGCATGCTACTTGTCACAACTCGATTCCCAAAGCTAGCAGACATGCTGAAAACAGTTGATCCACTAGAGCTGCGAGGTTTGGAGCCTAATGACTTCTTCACATTCTTTGAAGCATGTATATTTGGTCAAGAAGACAAGCCTGAGCATTACGAAGATGAGTTTGCTGGTATTGCACGAAAAATTGCAAACAAGCTAAAGGGTTCCCCGCTAGCAGCCAAAACGGTCGGTAAGTTATTGCGTAACCACCCTTCTCAGGAACATTGGAATGGAGTTCTTGAAAAGCATCAGTGGCTAAAGGAGCAAAagaatgatgatatcatgccatctttaaaAATTAGCTACGATTGCCTCCCTTTTGATCTGAAGAAATGCTTTTCCTATTGTGGCCTTTTCCCTGAAGATCGTATGTTTACTTCTTCAGAAATCAATCATTTCTGGGTTGCACTAGGCATCATAGACTCTCATCACCAAGCCAATAGGAATTACTTGGAAGAACTAGTGGACAATGGCTTTCCCATGAAGGAATTCATTTTGCGTGATCGATGCTACTATGTAATGCACGATTTAATGCATGAGCTATCTAAGAGTGTTTCGACACAAGAATGCCTCAATATAAGTGGCTTAGATTTCAGAGCTGATGACATCCCGCAATCTGTTCGACACTTATCTATCAACGTAGAAGACAAATATGATGCAAATTTTGAGGAAgaaatgtgtaaactaaggaagAGGATAGACATAGCTAATCTGCGGACTTTGATGATTTTTAGAGGATATAAAGAAGAAAGAATCACCAAGATTCTGAAAGATAGCTTCAAGGAAATAAATGGTCTGCGTGTCCTATTTATAGCGGTGAAGTCTGCACAATCTTTTCCATATAGGTTTTCCAAACTTATCCACCTCCAGTACCTTAAAATTACTTCATCTTACAATGACGATGAAATGAGGTTACCTAGTGCACTATCAAGATTTTATCACTTAAAATTCTTGGACTTAGATCATTGGGGTGGTCGTTCTGATTTGCCTGAAGACTTTAGCCACCTTGAGAATTTACATGATTTCCATGGCAGAAGTGAACTCCACTCCAATATTCGCAATGTCGGAAAGATGAAGCATCTGCAAGAGCTAAAAGAATTCCATGTTAAAAAGGAGAGCATGGGATTTGAACTGATAGAACTTGGGGCGTTGACAGAACAAGAATCAGGACTGGTTATTCGTGGTCTTGAACACGTGGCAACCAAGGAGGAAGCTACTTCAGCCAAACTGATGTTAAAAAGGAATATGAAGGAGCTGGAATTACTCTGGGGCAGAGATGGACCAACTGCAGATGCTGATATTCTTGATGGTCTTCAACCACACTCTGATCTTAGAGTACTTACAATTGCAAATCAAGGTGGTACCGTTGGTCCTAGTTGGTTGTGTCTTGACATCTTGTTAACAAGTTTAGAGACTCTCATTCTAGAAGGCGTATCTTGGAGCACCCTCCCACCTTTTGCGAAGCTACCAAATCTCAAGCGACTCAGATTGAAGAAAATTTCTGGAATGCATCAGTTTGGGCTTCTATGTGATGGCGCTCCAGGGAAATGTTCTATGCGCTTGAAGACAGTTGAGTTTTATGAGATGCCAGAACTTGCTGAATGGGCTGTGGAACCTAATTGCCATTCCTTTGCAAGTATTGAAGAAATCATATGCATCGATTGTCCCAATCTCAGTGTGATGCCCTTCTCGGAGGTATGTTGCACCAATTTGCGCAGACTTCAAGTTTCTAGGTGCCCCAATATGTCTCTGCCCTCCATGCCTCACACCTCCACACTGACAGATTTGGATGTTAAAGGAGTTGGAACATTTGATTCACAAACGTTGTTGTCTTATGATGGAAAGAAATTTATAGTTAGAGGGTATGGCGGTGCTTTGGCGTACCACAATCTGGATAAAGTAGAAGATATGGCTATTGAAAATGTATCGCACATATCATTGGCAGACATTGAAAAGTTTAAATCCCTAACAGAACTAACTGTCGGAAGATGCAACGGTTTGTTCCATGAAGAGCTGGATGGTAGTATCGTCTTCCATTCAGTTAAGAGTCCCAGATTACATGTATCTCATCTTACCAGCAAATCATCATCGTCAAAAGTGTTAAACTGTTTCCCAGCTCTTTCTGTGTTGGAGATAAATGGAGATGAGGAGGAATGTGTAATGCAGTTGCCATCATCCAGCTCACTGCAGGAACTTACCTTCTCAAAGTGTGAGGGCTTGGTTCTTGTGCCTGTGGAGAATGGAGGAGGAATTCAGGAGGACAACTCATTGCTCCAATCGTTAAGAATATTCAGCAGTGGCAAATTGTTCTGTCGGTGGCCCATGGTAGAATCAGAGACCATTTGCCCTTTCCCTGCTTCCCTGAGGAAACTTCATGTTCTCCTAGAGCCAAGCATGAAGTCAATGGCTCTGCTCTCAAACCTCACGTTTCTCACCATTCTAAGGCTAGAGTACTGCAGTAATTTAACAATGGACGGATTCAATCCTCTCATCGCAGTCAACCTCATAGAACTGGAAGTGCGTACGTGCAACACCTTAGCAGCAGATATGCTCTCAGAGGTGGCCTCTCAGAGGGCCAAATTATTGCCTGCAGATTACATCTCTAGGTTGGAGATGCTCACGGTGGATGACATCTCTGGATTGCTTGTTGCTCCTATTTGcaacctcctccacctcctccacaCACTTGAAATCGAATATGCTAATTACTGGATGCAAAGCTTCACGGAAGAGCAAGAGATAGCACTGCAGCTCCTCACCTCCCTCCAGAATCTAAGATTTTCCTATTGCGGGGGTCTGCAGTCCCTTCCTCAAGGGTTACATCGCCTTTCTTCTCTGAAGGAGTTACGTGTCTTTGAATGTCCAAGAATCCGATCGATGCCCAAGGAGGGCCTCCCGGTTTCGCTGAGAAAACTAAAGATGAATTGTCGCAGCGCTGAGATAGACGAGCAAATTGAGAAAATCAGAAGAACCAACCCAGATTTATCCGTCGAAG AATATCGACGCAGTGATGGCTCACAGTGGGATGTCCTTGGTTCCTCGAGGGCTTTGTGGATGCGGGGTTATGCTGCAGCAGCGTACAGAGCAGAGAAGAGCATTCCAAGATCCAACGGGTGCCAAGGTGCGAGGTGGTTATTGGGATTCAGCTTCAGCCGCGCACGACTTGAGAATTTTTTGTTTCGCCAATTTGTAGAATTGTGTTCTTTTTTTCCAGTGTTCCAACCATGA